A portion of the Cryptomeria japonica chromosome 5, Sugi_1.0, whole genome shotgun sequence genome contains these proteins:
- the LOC131051433 gene encoding NAD(P)H-quinone oxidoreductase subunit 5, chloroplastic-like — protein sequence MPFLPLSASVPIGLGSLFFPRATKSVRRTWALISIFLLSIAMFLSFNLFLQQITDGPIYRYFWSWVINNKFSLELGYLIDPVTSIMLVLVTIVGTMVMIYSDNYMSHDKTYVRFFAYLNFINASMLGLVISPKLLQIYIFWELVGMCSYLLIGFWFMRPSAANACQKAFITNCAGDFGLLLGILGFYWVTGSFEFQYLSKKLNELTAIDGVGLFFVTSCSFLLFLGPVAKSAQFPLHVWLPDAMEGPTPISALIHAATMVAAGIFLVARLFPLFKALPLIMYLISWIGGIIALLGATMALAQKDLKRGLAYSTMS from the coding sequence ATGCCTTTCCTTCCACTTTCAGCTTCTGTACCAATCGGATTAGGCTCCTTATTTTTTCCAAGAGCAACTAAGAGTGTTCGCCGTACATGGGCTCTTATTAGCATTTTTCTATTAAGCATAGCTATGTTTCTTTCTTTCAATTTGTTCTTGCAACAGATTACCGACGGTCCCATCTATCGATATTTCTGGTCCTGGGTTATCAATAATAAGTTTTCATTAGAGTTGGGCTATTTGATTGATCCAGTTACTTCCATTATGTTAGTTTTAGTCACAATAGTTGGAACCATGGTTATGATCTATAGTGATAATTATATGTCTCATGATAAAACATATGTGAGGTTTTTTGCTTACCTTAATTTTATTAATGCTTCTATGCTGGGGCTAGTTATTAGCCCtaaattattacaaatatatatattttgggaaTTAGTAGGAATGTGTTCCTATTTATTGATAGGTTTTTGGTTTATGCGTCCCAGTGCGGCTAATGCTTGTCAAAAAGCATTTATAACTAACTGTGCAGGGGATTTTGGACTCTTATTAGGAATCCTAGGTTTTTATTGGGTAACAGGTAGTTTCGAATTTCAATATTTGtctaaaaaattaaatgaattaactGCAATTGATGGGGTTGGTTTGTTTTTTGTTACTTCgtgttcttttctcttatttttagGTCCAGTAGCCAAATCTGCACAATTCCCACTTCATGTATGGTTACCTGATGCTATGGAAGGGCCTACTCCTATTTCGGCTCTTATACATGCCGCTACTATGGTAGCAGCAGGAATTTTTCTTGTAGCTCGATTGTTTCCTCTTTTTAAAGCTCTACCTTTAATAATGTATCTTATCTCTTGGATAGGGGGAATAATAGCTCTATTGGGAGCTACTATGGCTCTCGCCCAAAAAGATCTTAAAAGAGGCTTGGCTTATTCTACTATGTCTTAA